ATTAGACATTCATAGGTCATACTAAACCCGACATAGGAAGATTTAAATGAATTTATTTAAATAATTTTAATGAATTCATCTTTTCTTATGACGATTTCTCGCTAGTTGAATTGCGCATGTTTAGTATCCGATTCATTGTATTCGATGACTAGAATAGTCAACGTTGAccacccctttaggccgtgtgtaTGGGCGTGTGTTGTCTCGGTTTTTTGTGCCAAGCTTGGTTCGTTTTcttgttttatttaattattgcggttttatttcaattgttgttGTAATTTAATCGTTGTAACTATTGTATTTAAGTCAagcaatgtaatttgtactttaaaATATGGGTCTAGTAAGTCCTTAATTTTGAGTGAAAACGGTTTTACAAAACCTTTGTTTTAGTTCGTTAAATTGAAGTATTTACTCTATTAAATCAAAGTGAGTGCGTAAAACAACGATGAAGCTAAGGACGAAGTCCTATGTGAGCCATGGCCACATCATTGGCACGTTTTTCAAGGCCTAGATAGGCGTGTCAAACGTGAATCAAGTGCCGTGTTTTAGCAATtatatttagatcgagttgtatcttttattcaattgtttgcaaatcgagtcgacgaaaatcgtctgggttgtaatagttagttccccaacggctcccccattcccatctaaGCCATGTTTGTGAATGCTTGTTTGTATAGTTCAAATCAACgtcacatgctaaatcacttggacaaagtagattagatgcattaaacgattagaaaccaagctcacatgttaggatcaaaatggTGTTTTGCATTCTCTTACAATGAATCATAGTCTTGTCCAATTAACCATCATAgtccttagtagaggccgttattgcaacgggcaggggtgggtgttttattaatgaacttcccgtcacgtactttcaacaacgaactcaaatctcattttcaaaatggtcccaaatttccttaaatttggttGCGACTCCAAATGATTTTCAAACTCGTGGATTGCGATCAAATCCCCACATCCACAAACCCATTCGCTTTAACGGATGTAACCTGTAGCTCAGTTATGTTTCAGCTGCTTACGGGTGACGGCTAGCTGTGACAAACTTGTGGATCGGATTTGCTTAATCGGGCTCACAAAGCCCTCAGTTTATTGTTGATATCTTTGTGATGCAAGCGGGTGTACCAACCTATTAGCAGcgactagttagttaaaattacaacttcttaaAAAATTTAAACtccaaaaaaaaaaccctaatgcTCTCTTGAGAAGGCGATTTTGCCGACCACGTAAAGGTGAATCTCTTACATTAATGGCGAGGGATTCAGCCTCAAAGTCTGCAAAGCTACGCAACATCACGAGGAGGAAAGGGGTAACATCTAAAGAGAAGTCTAAGGTTACTAGATTTGCAAAAACAGCGAACCCTATACATAATGAGGAGGATGCTGTGAAGCATGGGAGCATGCAGAATATCCTAGGTATCCCTGCTTTTTCCCTTAATGATGCAGAACCAACGAAAGAAACTGATATAGCATCACAGGGAGAGGTAGTACCAGGTACTGAGGAGCAGGGAGACTGGGTGCACGTATCCAAGAGTAAGAGTCCTAAGGCGGTAGAGGAGTCAGAACCATTGCTTCAATTATCTGATGAGGACGTGCATGATGAACTAGAATATTGGAAGCAGGCTGTTTATGGCTATGTCTTGGGAGCCAATCCACCCATGGCGGTGCTAGAAGGATATTTGAGGAGGATATGGCATAAGGATACCATAGACAAGATCTCATTCATACCTAATGGGATATTTATTGTCAGGTTTCACACGAAAAACATGCAGGACCAGGTGTTGAATACAGGCCACTACTTATTTGATAGTAAACCTGTCATCATTAAGCCATGGCAGGAGAACGTGGCACTGGAGAAAGAGCATGTTAAAAATGTACCCACATGGCTAAGGCTGCATCAGTTACCATTGAAATTTTGGGGACAAAGTTTGCCAAAAATTGCAGGACTGGTAGGCAAATATATCCAAAAAGATAATGCTACAGAGATGAAAACAAGACTAGCATATGCCAGAGTTTTGGTGGAGGTACAAATTGATCAAAAATTCCCTGACGCAGTGAAATTTCATGATGAAAAGAAGCAACTGGTGGAGGTTAAActtgaatatgaatggaaaccagTGCTTTGTACTCATTGCAAGACACTGGGGCATGACCACAACACTTGCAGACGAGGGAAAAATCAAACCACTCACAAAGTTCAACCAATTAAGCCTGTTAAACAGGTTTGGAGAAAAGTGGAGAAGCCAAAAACTTTGGATCGGGAAATCTTGACAACTTAGTCACGCCTAGGGTTCCTGCACCCAGGGTGGAGGAAGAGCCATTCTCAGTTCGGATTAAAGAGTTCCCCCCATTGCCAATGCGTACACCAAGTAAAAGAAGGAGGGACTACTGTAGTGCTTCTTGCTGATTCAGCAGAGAAGGCCAATAGCTCAGAGGGACACCCCATCCATAATCCTGATCAATGATTAAGCTAGGGTTTTTGAATGTGCGGGGTATGAATATGAGGAGTAAGCAGCAGGTTATACATAGATTTTtgataaataataatattaatttctttgctttattaGAGACTAAAATTAAACCAAATAAATTGCACACAACCATGAATTCCTTTAGCAATTGGAGTATTTCTACAAACTCAGCATACCATCAAGGAGGCAGAATTTGGATTTTGTGGCAGGTGCATGAATGGGATATAGATTTTCTAGAGTATGATGCCTAGTATATCCATATGACAGTGCTTCATAAGAGTACCAATGCACGTTCTCATGTCACCATGGTCTATGCTTTCAATGGCAGCAATGAGAGACAGTCTCTTTGGGCTAATTTAAGCAGACTAGCAAATAACATTTCAGGGCCATGGGCCATTGGAGGAGACTTCAACTGTGTTTTGACTGAGGATGAGAGAGTGGGAGGATCATTTTCTAGGCAGGATGCAGAAGATTTCAGGCAATGCTTGCATCAATGTGAAGTGATAGATAGTCCTGCCATGGGAGCTCTGTACACATGGAATAACAAACATTGCCCTGCTGACAGAGTGTATAGCAGACTGGATCGTTTCCTAGTGAACCAGGAATGGCTCAATGATTACCCTCTTATGTATGCACACTTTTTGCCTGAGGGGATCTTTGACCACACTCCTTGTGTGGTACAAGCTAATGCAACTGATGAAAAGAGAGCCAGACcctttaaatattttaatatgtggagcCTGGCTCCCAACTTCAAAGAGACTGTTCAAGCTGGTTGGACGTGTATGCAAACTGGAACTAAGATGTATGAGCTAGCTAAGAAAttgaagaatcgaagcggggGCTCAAACAATTTGAACAGATCCAGGTTTGCGATATTGAGAATAATCTTTGAGGTGGCtctcactaaactaaataaaatacaaagcaaAGCTTGGGAGTGAATCCTCGGGACTCGAGCCTTATTCAACAAGAATGTGAGGCTAGAGAAGTTTATCAACATTGGTGAAGCTCAAGAACCAGTTCTGCAACAAAAGGCAAAGATGAAATGGAGTGCAGATGGGGATGCAAATACTTCATTCTTCCATGGCATCTTGAAGACTAGGAGGAGACAAAATCGAGCAAAGACAGACATCGATCATCGGGAAATCATCACACTGATAAGGAGGGGGTTCAGGAGAGTTTTCTAAGATTCTATACCCAGTTGTTAGGCCAGTCTCACCCCACAACCCCTGTCAGTCCCAGAGTAGTACAACAAGGTAATAAATGTGATGAGTCTCACCACCAGATGTTACTGATGCCAGTGCATCGATGCAGAAATCAAAAGCACTATCTTGAGTATACCGCGGATGACAAAGCTCCAGGTCCAGATGGCTACTCTAGTCATTTCTTTAAAACTAGTTGGGATCTTGTTGGAGGAGAGATGTATGTCTTTGCAGTCCATGAATTTTTTAGGAATGGCAAAATGCTCAAGCAATTGAATGCTACTAATGTTACTTTAATCCCGAAGGTGCCAAATCCTTTGACTGTAATACAATTCAGGCCCATTGCATGTTGTAATGTGGTATACAAATGCATTTCAAAACTTCTTTGTGCAAGGCTTGCTTTGGTTCTCCCTCATATAATTTCTGTCACTCAAGGAGGTTTTATTCAAGGTAGAAGCATTATGGAGAACATTCTAATTTGTCAAGATCTTGTTAAACTTTATGGAAGGAAGAGTGTCTCCCCTAGATGTCTATTCAAAATAGACCTGCAGAAGGCTTATGACTCAGTGGAGTAGAGTTTCCTTTTTTCGGATCTTTGCACGAATTAAATATTCCATTTGGTTTTATTGCTCTCATTAAGGAATGTGTCACAACTGCAACTTATACCTTGAATTTGAATGGGGATAGCTTTGGTTGGTTTAAGGGACAAAGAGGATTAAGACAAGGAGATCCTTTGTCCCCTTTGCTCTTTACAATTTGTATGGAATATCTTACCAGATTGCTATCCTATACTACCTCTACAATGAAGTTCAGGTTTCACCCTCTTTGCAAATCAATGAAATTGAGTAGCTTAATATTTGCAGACGATTTGTTGCTCTTTTCTAAAGGGGATGTGGGTTCCATTATGATCCTGCTACGCACTTTCTCAACCTTTTCTCAAGCATTAGGACTTCAGATGAGTAGGGGAAAATCGAATGTGTATTTTAATGGAGTATCTAGTGAAGTCAGAAGAGAAATAGTTCGGGTTTCAGTCGCATTGAAGGCAAATTACCTTTCAAGTACGGAGTGCCAATTAAACCATCTAAATTATCAATCAAAGACTGCCAACCATTGATTGATAAAGTTTTTGAGAGGATAAGACAACTGGGAACCAAAAAACTCTCGTATGCTGGGAGACTGGTGTTAATAAAAGCAGTATACAGAACTCTACATTCCTACTGGGCTTCTATTTTCATCATTCCAAAGGCAGTGCTCCTCAAAATTGAAGCAATATGCAGGAACTTCTTGTGGCATGGAGGGACTAAATATGCTAGGACCCCTACTGTTGCCTGGTCAAAACTTTGCACTAATCAGAAGGAGGGGGGACTTGGTCTGAGAGATGAGTACAGTTGGAATAAAGCAGCAGTTGGGAAACTGGTCTGGTGGATTCAGGCTCACCCATCTAAACTATGGGTGCAATGGGTGCATAGTGTCTACCTGAAGGGACAAGAATGGGAGGACTATAACCCTCCCCAGGATGCCAGTTGGACGTGGAAAAAAGTTTGTAAATTGAAGCAGGAGTTTCAGCCAGCATATCATCAGAATGAATGGGCTATGGTACCAGGTAAGGAGTATACTATCAAGAAGGGGTATAGCTGGTTAAGACCAACCAGCCAGGCTGTAAGCTGGTCTCATATTGTTTGGACCAAATGGTCCATTCCCAAACACAGTTTTATAGCTTGGTTGTATTATCAGCAAGGGTTTAATACCAAAGACAAGCTCTACAGATTTGGTATTGTCCCTGACAGCAGCTGTTGTATTTGTGCTCAAGAGGAAGAGTCACCTCCTCACCTCTTCTTCCAGTGCCAGTATAACAGGAGAGTTATTCAGAAAGTTCAGGAATGGACGGGTGTGACTATGTCTGCTACTAATACCCAGAATTGGTGGCAACACAGGAGGTTCACGAGACTGAAGAATGGGGTCCTGAATAGTATACTCAATGCTGCTATGTATTATATCTGGAATCAGAGGAATTCAAGCAGGCATGAGGGTGTTATAATTAGTCCTGGCAGGTGTGTGATGATGATACAAGCGGATATCAGGAACAGGATTAAGCATCAGTTGCAGGGTACAGTGTCAAGAAAGGATAAGCATTGGATTGAGAAATTGCTGCACTAGCTAGTATGATCTACTATATGGTCTTCTTTGAAGTATGGTAGATGATATAGATGAGTTTGTGATAGGAATATGGTTTATGAACAATGTATACTGTATATGGTTTTTTTGAGCATCAATATATtttttacattttaccaaaaaaaaaacctattAGCAGCGGTGCTTCGATTCTGTAAATGTGCCTGTAACAAACTAGTACAGTGCTATATAAAGTAAAAAATTCTTCACATAGTAATTCACATAGCAAATTTAGAGACAgaatttgattttgttttttGAAAGTCAAGATTAACGAAAAAAGGTTGATTGTTTTAAAATCATCGAAATTCAAAAGACTTcgatttgaattttgaaaaggtttgaaatttgaatttgaaagttGAAAgatttaaatttgatttaaaataaaGCTGGAATTTAAATTTTCAAACGTTTGACTTTGACTTGGACGATTTTAAATTCGAGAGATCGAATAACTCTTGATG
The Silene latifolia isolate original U9 population chromosome 11, ASM4854445v1, whole genome shotgun sequence genome window above contains:
- the LOC141613986 gene encoding uncharacterized protein LOC141613986 — its product is MTVLHKSTNARSHVTMVYAFNGSNERQSLWANLSRLANNISGPWAIGGDFNCVLTEDERVGGSFSRQDAEDFRQCLHQCEVIDSPAMGALYTWNNKHCPADRVYSRLDRFLVNQEWLNDYPLMYAHFLPEGIFDHTPCVVQANATDEKRARPFKYFNMWSLAPNFKETVQAGWTCMQTGTKMYELAKKLKNRSGGSNNLNRSRNQKHYLEYTADDKAPGPDGYSSHFFKTSWDLVGGEMYVFAVHEFFRNGKMLKQLNATNVTLIPKVPNPLTVIQFRPIACCNVVYKCISKLLCARLALVLPHIISVTQGGFIQGRSIMENILICQDLVKLYGRKSVSPRCLFKIDLQKAYDSVE
- the LOC141613987 gene encoding uncharacterized protein LOC141613987, translated to MKFRFHPLCKSMKLSSLIFADDLLLFSKGDVGSIMILLRTFSTFSQALGLQMSRGKSNVYFNGVSSEVRREIVRVSVALKANYLSIYRTLHSYWASIFIIPKAVLLKIEAICRNFLWHGGTKYARTPTVAWSKLCTNQKEGGLGLRDEYSWNKAAVGKLVWWIQAHPSKLWVQWVHSVYLKGQEWEDYNPPQDASWTWKKVCKLKQEFQPAYHQNEWAMVPGKEYTIKKGYSWLRPTSQAVSWSHIVWTKWSIPKHSFIAWLYYQQGFNTKDKLYRFGIVPDSSCCICAQEEESPPHLFFQCQYNRRVIQKVQEWTGVTMSATNTQNWWQHRRFTRLKNGVLNSILNAAMYYIWNQRNSSRHEGVIISPGRCVMMIQADIRNRIKHQLQGTVSRKDKHWIEKLLH